The genome window AGCTCTGCGCgccattcctcctcatcttcccgtCGGGCGGCCGCCAGtgcagcagcctcctcttcctccacatcgTACAAGCCCGCCTCCATATCGGAGGATTCTGAATAGTAGTCGTCGTAGTCATCGGCATAATCaccctcgtcttcctcatcagtcCCCAGGTATTCATCCATTCGAGGCTTGGAACGAGACTGTGCTTTCCGGTCGCCAAGTGTTTTGCGTGGTGGCAGACCGGCGGTTCCTCGGTATTCGGGCTGGCCTGTAGACGGAGGCGGTCTTGCGGTTCCTTTGTAGGATAATGGCTCGGGTTCCCTCTTCCTGACGACCTTGCCGTCACCGGATTTCGTGCCTGCAGCTCCACCAGCAGTAACGCCTGCCTTCTTGGCCGACCGCACACCTTTGTCCTTGGTCTGCGCCTCcactgccttcttcttgcgttCGACTTTGCTGAGCTTCTCTTTGGGGGCAGATTGGTGTTTGAACATGCCAACTTGAGTCGGGGCCTTCTCTTGTAGTGCTTTAGCCTTGGCCATGAGATCCGCAAAGGAGCCTTTAGGGGGAGGCTTCGATGACACTGGAGGCGCCTTCTGCTGGGGGGTTGAAGAGCGGCTCTTGACTGCAGTGGTCGCT of Aspergillus luchuensis IFO 4308 DNA, chromosome 7, nearly complete sequence contains these proteins:
- a CDS encoding uncharacterized protein (COG:S;~EggNog:ENOG410PU25;~InterPro:IPR013256;~PFAM:PF08243); the protein is MSFLDSVLSSIETGKPSPIPPTSASPSPPVTSSNAKTEVRKPVNVPRDGASERKPLVSGIKRKAEEQLARPAKSVTPAPTRAAATSSTTNTTTTAKSTVSTAPRPRPSAPSTTATTAVKSRSSTPQQKAPPVSSKPPPKGSFADLMAKAKALQEKAPTQVGMFKHQSAPKEKLSKVERKKKAVEAQTKDKGVRSAKKAGVTAGGAAGTKSGDGKVVRKREPEPLSYKGTARPPPSTGQPEYRGTAGLPPRKTLGDRKAQSRSKPRMDEYLGTDEEDEGDYADDYDDYYSESSDMEAGLYDVEEEEAAALAAARREDEEEWRAELAAKQQKLERRKKLASLASRR